One window of Amaranthus tricolor cultivar Red isolate AtriRed21 chromosome 11, ASM2621246v1, whole genome shotgun sequence genomic DNA carries:
- the LOC130826611 gene encoding 50S ribosomal protein L2, chloroplastic-like, translated as KSLHERNEKDIYGRIVTIEYDPNRNAYICLIHYGDGEKRYILHPRGAIIGDTIVSGTEVPIKMGNALPLTDMPLGTAIHNIEITLGKGGQLARAAGAVAKLIAKEGKSATLKLPSGEVRLISKNCSATVGQVGNVGVNQKRLGRAGSKRWLGKRPVVRGVVMNPVDHPHGGGEGRAPIGRKNPTTPWGYPALGRRSRKRNKYSDNFIIRRRSK; from the coding sequence aaaagccTTCATGAACGGAATGAAAAAGACATATATGGTAGAATCGTAACCATAGAATACGACCCTAATCGAAATGCATACATTTGTCTCATACACTATGGGGATGGTGAGAAGAGATATATTTTACATCCCCGAGGGGCTATAATTGGAGATACCATTGTTTCTGGTACAGAAGTTCCTATAAAAATGGGAAATGCCTTACCTTTGACCGATATGCCCTTAGGCACGGCCATACATAACATAGAAATCACACTTGGAAAGGGTGGACAATTAGCTAGAGCAGCGGGTGCTGTAGCGAAACTGATTGCAAAAGAGGGGAAATCGGCCACATTAAAATTACCTTCTGGGGAGGTACGTTTGATATCCAAAAACTGCTCAGCAACAGTCGGACAAGTGGGAAATGTTGGAGTGAACCAGAAAAGGTTGGGTAGAGCCGGATCTAAGCGTTGGCTAGGTAAGCGTCCTGTAGTAAGAGGAGTAGTTATGAACCCTGTAGACCATCCCCATGGGGGTGGTGAGGGGAGGGCCCCAATTGGTAGAAAAAACCCCACAACCCCTTGGGGTTATCCTGcacttggaagaagaagtagaaaaaggaataaatatagtgataattttattattcgTCGACGTAGTAAAtag
- the LOC130827048 gene encoding cytochrome c oxidase subunit 3: MIESQRHSFHLVDPSPWPISGSLGALAMTVGGVMYMHSFPGGETLLSFGPLFILYTMFVWWRDVLRESTLEGHHTKVVQLGLRYGFILFIVSEVMFFFAFFWAFSHSSLAPAVEIGGIWPPKGIGVLDPREIPFLNTLILLSSGAAVTWAHHAILAGKQKRAVYALVATVLLALVFTGFQGMEYYQAPFTISDSIYGSTFFLATGFHGFHVIIGTIFLIICGIRQYFGQMTKEHHVGFEAAAWYWHFVDVVWLFLFVSIYWWGGI, translated from the coding sequence ATGATTGAATCTCAACGGCATTCTTTTCATTTGGTAGATCCAAGTCCATGGCCTATTTCGGGTTCACTCGGAGCTTTGGCAATGACCGTAGGAGGTGTGATGTACATGCACTCATTTCCAGGGGGTGAAACACTTCTAAGTTTTGGCCCTCTTTTTATCCTATATACCATGTTTGTATGGTGGCGTGATGTTCTACGCGAATCCACGTTAGAAGGACATCATACCAAAGTCGTACAATTAGGACTTCGATATGGTTTTATTTTGTTCATCGTATCGGAGGTTATGttcttttttgcttttttttgggCTTTTTCTCATTCTTCTTTGGCACCCGCGGTAGAGATCGGAGGTATTTGGCCCCCAAAAGGGATTGGGGTTTTAGATCCTCGGGAAATCCCTTTTCTTAATACCCTTATTCTTCTTTCATCCGGAGCTGCCGTAACTTGGGCTCATCATGCTATACTCGCGGGGAAGCAAAAACGAGCAGTTTACGCTCTAGTAGCTACCGTTTTACTGGCTCTAGTATTCACCGGCTTTCAAGGAATGGAATATTATCAAGCACCCTTCACTATTTCGGATAGTATTTATGGTTCGACCTTTTTCTTAGCAACAGGCTTTCATGGTTTTCATGTGATTATAGGTACTATTTTCTTGATTATATGTGGTATTCGCCAATATTTTGGTCAGATGACCAAGGAACATCACGTTGGCTTTGAAGCAGCCGCATGGTACTGGCATTTTGTAGACGTGGTTTGGTTATTCTTATTTGTCTCTATCTATTGGTGGGGAGGTATATGA
- the LOC130827054 gene encoding putative ATP synthase protein YMF19 — MPQLDQFTYFTQFFWSCLFFFTFYILICNDRDGVLGISRILKLRNKLLSHRGNNIQSKDPKSLEDILRKGFSTGVSYMYSSLFEVSQWCKAADLFGKRKKISLIPCFGEISGSRGMERNIFYLISKSSYSTSSNPGWVITCKNDIMLIHGLHGQGSLKI, encoded by the coding sequence ATGCCTCAACTGGATCAATTTACTTATTTCACACAATTCTTCTGGTCATGCCTCTTCTTCTTTACTTTCTATATTCTAATATGCAATGATAGAGATGGAGTACTTGGGATCAGCAGAATTCTAAAACTACGAAATAAACTGCTTTCACACCGGGGGAACAACATCCAAAGCAAGGACCCCAAGAGTTTGGAAGATATCTTGAGAAAGGGGTTTAGCACAGGTGTATCCTATATGTACTCTAGTTTATTCGAAGTATCCCAATGGTGTAAGGCCGCCGACTTATttggaaaaaggaagaaaatatCTTTGATCCCTTGTTTCGGAGAAATAAGTGGCTCACGAGGAATGGAAAGAAACATTTTCTATTTGATCTCGAAGTCTTCATATAGCACTTCTTCCAATCCTGGATGGGTGATCACTTGTAAGAATGACATAATGCTAATCCATGGTCTACACGGCCAAGGAAGTTTGAAAATATGA